Proteins co-encoded in one Hyphomicrobiales bacterium genomic window:
- a CDS encoding Bax inhibitor-1/YccA family protein has translation MADLERRAQYGQATAANADIDQGLRSYMLSVYNYMALGLALTGLAAYFVFNFATTGDATQGVAQVREGLYLTQFGATVWSGPLKWVFMLAPLGLVFFLSFRINKMSVSAAQITFWIYATLVGVSISTVLLIYTSESVVRTFFITSAAFASLSLYGYTTKRSLSGMGSFLMMGLFGIIIAMVVNIFLQSSALQFAISGLGVLIFAGLTAYDTQQIKEMYYEGDDSTTQGRKAVMGALRLYLDFINMFMFLLQFLGNRE, from the coding sequence ATGGCTGATTTAGAAAGACGTGCACAATATGGGCAGGCAACTGCTGCTAACGCTGATATTGATCAGGGTCTGCGTTCATACATGCTTTCTGTCTATAACTACATGGCTCTTGGCCTTGCGCTGACAGGTCTTGCGGCTTATTTCGTGTTCAATTTCGCGACAACGGGCGATGCAACACAAGGTGTGGCTCAGGTTCGTGAAGGTCTCTACCTTACACAATTTGGTGCAACAGTTTGGTCAGGTCCACTAAAATGGGTCTTTATGCTGGCGCCTCTCGGACTGGTCTTCTTCCTGTCCTTCCGCATTAATAAAATGAGTGTAAGTGCTGCACAGATCACTTTCTGGATTTACGCAACACTCGTTGGTGTATCGATTTCAACAGTCTTGTTGATCTACACATCTGAAAGCGTTGTTCGTACATTCTTCATTACGTCTGCTGCTTTCGCATCATTGAGCTTGTACGGTTACACAACCAAACGCAGCTTGTCTGGCATGGGTTCATTCCTAATGATGGGCCTCTTCGGCATCATCATCGCAATGGTCGTGAACATCTTCCTTCAATCATCTGCGCTACAGTTTGCAATCTCAGGCCTCGGCGTTTTGATCTTTGCTGGCCTCACAGCCTATGACACACAGCAAATCAAAGAGATGTATTACGAAGGTGACGATTCAACCACTCAAGGCCGCAAAGCCGTAATGGGTGCGCTGCGTCTCTACCTCGACTTCATCAACATGTTTATGTTCTTGCTTCAGTTCTTGGGTAACCGCGAATAG
- a CDS encoding DUF2794 domain-containing protein, which yields MVTLSNTTTVHKPHQKQPTQIAFDRRELSEILRVYGYRVAEGEWRDYALDFQKERAVFSIFKRTSEMPIYQVEKNPKLARKQGAYSVINAAGMILKRGHELRQVLKVLEPRKHLRVVD from the coding sequence ATTGTCACGTTATCAAATACCACAACCGTTCATAAGCCTCATCAAAAACAACCCACGCAGATCGCGTTTGACCGCCGTGAATTATCTGAGATTCTACGAGTTTATGGCTACCGTGTTGCTGAGGGGGAATGGCGTGATTATGCGTTAGATTTCCAAAAGGAACGCGCGGTTTTCTCCATCTTCAAACGCACGAGCGAAATGCCGATCTATCAGGTTGAGAAAAATCCAAAGCTTGCCCGTAAGCAAGGGGCCTATAGTGTGATCAATGCGGCGGGTATGATTTTAAAACGTGGTCATGAATTGCGCCAAGTACTGAAAGTGCTGGAACCACGCAAGCACTTACGGGTGGTGGACTAA
- a CDS encoding N-acetyltransferase family protein, protein MTVTIRDTSLDDLAAIAAIYADHVKHGLASFEYDPPSEAEMTRRFQALADGGHPYLVAEKDGEAVGYAYAGPFHTRKAYELTVENSVYLAPKAQGQGIGTQLLERLILECRRREYRQMIAVITKLNPAWSVRLHEKAGFEYVGTLKEVGFKKDQWLDVIYMQLAL, encoded by the coding sequence ATGACAGTAACGATCCGCGATACCTCATTAGATGATCTAGCGGCCATCGCCGCAATCTATGCAGACCATGTTAAACACGGTCTCGCCTCCTTCGAGTACGACCCTCCTAGTGAAGCCGAAATGACACGCCGCTTTCAAGCGCTTGCAGATGGCGGACATCCCTATCTTGTTGCAGAGAAAGACGGGGAAGCCGTTGGGTATGCCTATGCTGGCCCCTTCCACACCCGAAAAGCTTATGAATTGACAGTTGAAAACTCCGTCTATCTAGCACCCAAAGCCCAAGGGCAAGGGATTGGCACCCAATTGCTTGAACGGCTCATTTTGGAATGTCGTAGACGGGAATATCGCCAGATGATTGCCGTCATCACCAAACTTAATCCAGCATGGTCTGTAAGGCTGCATGAAAAAGCTGGCTTTGAATATGTCGGCACATTGAAAGAAGTTGGCTTCAAAAAAGATCAATGGCTGGACGTCATTTATATGCAGCTTGCGCTTTAA
- the htpG gene encoding molecular chaperone HtpG, translated as MSTEDTSNKAEHAFEAEVAQLLKMMVHSVYSNKDIFLRELISNAADACEKIRFLAIDNPDLTKDDPDFKIMLNFDEKDNVLMIADNGVGMNKDELIGNLGTIARSGTKAFLDGLSEKSDGNALIGQFGVGFYSAFMVADKVDVISRKAGEEQAHIWSSDGEGTFSVEEIDIPADKRGTMVKLYLSEDGKDYASNAKIEEIVRSYSSHVPVPIHIFGTESVNGDDDSETIEPFDRIISDGSALWTKSKLDISDEEYNEFYNLVSGNFDEPAKTLHYRVEGRQEYTVLAYLPSMKPFDLFNPDRKGRMKLYVRRVFISDEVEMLPAWLRFVRGVIDSEDLPLNISRELLQDNPLLESIKTGVTKRILSELSKMSEKDSETFEKVWEAFGPVIKEGLYEDMARRDDIYGFARFKTSTSDGKWRSLASYLEDMKENQTTIYYALGDSDDAIKASPHLEGYRARGVEVLYLSDPVDAFWVRTALGFQGKPFKSVTQGSDDLDNLKSADDETKEDEKENKAELANLYTFLKETLGDDVSDVRASSRLAESPVCLVASDGAMDMQLQKILKDQPDAGFNPAPVLEINASHAIIEKLAAHLDSGKDKALAEQMATILHGQAKIMDGEQPNDPAKFASALGVFMAKAID; from the coding sequence ATGAGCACAGAAGATACATCCAACAAAGCAGAACACGCCTTTGAAGCGGAAGTCGCGCAGCTTTTGAAAATGATGGTTCACTCCGTCTATTCAAACAAAGACATCTTCTTGCGCGAACTCATTTCAAACGCGGCTGATGCCTGCGAAAAAATTCGCTTTCTTGCGATCGACAATCCTGATCTGACCAAGGATGACCCTGACTTCAAAATCATGTTGAACTTTGATGAGAAAGACAACGTGTTGATGATTGCAGACAATGGCGTCGGCATGAATAAAGACGAATTGATCGGCAACCTTGGAACAATCGCACGTTCTGGCACAAAAGCTTTCCTTGATGGTTTGTCTGAAAAATCTGATGGGAATGCGCTGATTGGTCAATTCGGTGTTGGTTTTTATTCAGCCTTCATGGTTGCGGACAAAGTGGATGTGATTTCGCGCAAAGCAGGCGAAGAACAAGCCCATATCTGGTCTTCAGATGGCGAAGGCACCTTTTCAGTAGAAGAGATCGATATCCCAGCTGATAAGCGCGGGACAATGGTGAAGCTTTATCTCTCAGAAGACGGCAAAGACTACGCCAGCAACGCGAAGATCGAAGAGATTGTTCGCTCCTATTCATCCCACGTGCCTGTGCCGATTCATATCTTCGGCACTGAGAGCGTTAATGGTGATGATGACAGCGAGACGATTGAGCCTTTTGATCGCATCATAAGCGATGGCAGTGCACTTTGGACCAAGTCTAAATTGGATATTTCTGATGAGGAATATAACGAGTTTTATAATCTGGTTTCAGGCAATTTTGATGAACCAGCGAAGACCCTCCACTACCGCGTAGAAGGCCGTCAAGAATACACCGTCCTTGCCTATTTGCCGAGCATGAAGCCGTTTGACCTGTTCAACCCAGATCGCAAAGGCCGCATGAAGCTTTATGTGCGCCGCGTGTTTATTTCCGATGAAGTAGAAATGCTGCCAGCATGGCTTCGTTTTGTTCGTGGTGTGATTGATTCTGAAGATCTTCCACTCAATATTTCGCGCGAACTTTTACAAGATAATCCGCTTTTGGAATCGATCAAAACGGGTGTCACCAAACGCATCTTGTCTGAGCTTTCAAAAATGTCTGAGAAAGACAGCGAAACTTTTGAAAAGGTCTGGGAGGCATTCGGTCCCGTCATCAAAGAAGGCCTTTATGAAGACATGGCCCGCCGTGATGACATCTACGGTTTTGCGCGGTTTAAAACCAGCACATCAGATGGCAAATGGCGCAGCCTTGCAAGCTACCTTGAAGACATGAAGGAAAACCAGACAACCATCTATTACGCGCTAGGCGATAGTGATGATGCGATAAAAGCAAGCCCGCACCTTGAAGGATACCGGGCACGCGGTGTGGAAGTTCTGTATCTTTCGGATCCAGTGGATGCCTTTTGGGTTCGCACAGCTCTCGGCTTCCAAGGCAAACCCTTTAAGTCGGTCACACAAGGATCTGATGATCTGGATAACTTGAAGTCTGCTGATGACGAGACCAAAGAAGATGAAAAAGAAAACAAGGCGGAACTCGCCAACCTCTATACCTTCTTGAAAGAGACACTGGGCGATGACGTCTCTGACGTGCGCGCATCCTCTCGCCTTGCTGAAAGTCCGGTATGTCTGGTGGCCTCTGACGGTGCAATGGATATGCAATTGCAAAAAATTTTGAAAGATCAACCAGATGCAGGTTTTAATCCGGCGCCTGTTTTAGAAATCAACGCATCGCACGCCATCATTGAAAAATTGGCCGCTCACCTAGATAGCGGGAAAGACAAAGCGCTTGCCGAGCAAATGGCAACGATACTTCATGGTCAGGCGAAAATTATGGATGGGGAACAGCCCAATGATCCAGCAAAATTTGCGTCAGCCCTTGGGGTGTTTATGGCAAAGGCGATAGATTAA